Genomic segment of Saprospira sp. CCB-QB6:
CAGGTCCTAAAGGGCCAAAGGCCCAACGGCTGAGGGATGGAAAAGGGGGCGGCGAAGCCGCAGACCAAGCAAAAATGCGCAGCATTTTTTGCGAAGGGCCGAGCGAACAGCGAGCCCTGACACAGCCCGACCCGAGCGTAGCGAGGGGCAGCCCCAAATTAAAAACGACCTGCTCCAAATATCCCCTTAAAGGGTTCCTCTTAGCTCTTGCTCGCGCTCAATGGCTTCAAACAAGGCCTTGAAGTTTCCTTTGCCAAAAGATTGAGCCCCACAACGCTGAATGATTTCATAAAAAACGGTGGGACGATCCTGTACCGGCTTAGTGAAAATCTGCAACAAATACCCATCTTCATCGCGGTCGATTAAAATATTGAGTTTCTTCAACTCTTCCAAATCTTCCTCAATTTCGCCTACGCGATCCAAAACCGTATCATAGTAGTTATCGGGCACATAAAGGAAGTCTACCCCATTGGCTCTCAACTGACTAACAGTCTCGATGATATTTTCTGTGGCTACGGCAATATGCTGCACGCCGCCCCCCTGATAAAAATCAATGTACTCCTCAATCTGCGACTTTTTGCGACCTTCTGCGGGCTCATTAATCGGAAATTTCACATAGCCATTGCCATTAGAAACTACCTTGCTCATCAAGGCGGTGTACTCTGTAGAAATATCATTGTCATCAAAGGTGATGAGCAGGTTGAATCCCATCACTTTCTGATAGTATTCTACCCATTTATTCATCTCGCCCCAACCTACATTGCCCACGCAATGGTCAACATATTTTAGGCCGACAGACTGCACTTTCATAGGACTTTCCTTAGCAATATAACCCGGCATAAATGCCCCCTTATAGTTTTTGCGCTCTACAAAGGTATGAATGGTTTCGCCATAGGTATAAATCCCCGCTAACTTCACTTCCCCATGCTCATCGGTCAAGGTTTTTGGCGCAAAAGCCGATTTGGCCCCTCTTTCTACCGCTACTTGATAAGCATTTTCTGCATCATCTACCCAAAGCGCCAAGGTTTTTACCCCATCGCCATGCTTTTTCACATGCTCCGCTACAGGATGATCGGGCACTAGGGCCGAAGTCAAAAGCAAACGAATT
This window contains:
- the hppD gene encoding 4-hydroxyphenylpyruvate dioxygenase, which gives rise to MNQDAMPLLGTDHVEFYVGNAKQSAHYYQTAFGYKLVAYRGLETGDKELCTYVLEQGKIRLLLTSALVPDHPVAEHVKKHGDGVKTLALWVDDAENAYQVAVERGAKSAFAPKTLTDEHGEVKLAGIYTYGETIHTFVERKNYKGAFMPGYIAKESPMKVQSVGLKYVDHCVGNVGWGEMNKWVEYYQKVMGFNLLITFDDNDISTEYTALMSKVVSNGNGYVKFPINEPAEGRKKSQIEEYIDFYQGGGVQHIAVATENIIETVSQLRANGVDFLYVPDNYYDTVLDRVGEIEEDLEELKKLNILIDRDEDGYLLQIFTKPVQDRPTVFYEIIQRCGAQSFGKGNFKALFEAIEREQELRGTL